GGAAAGGTTGGGGAAGGAGCGGTGTTTTATTTTACGCTGCCAAAGAGGCAAACCTAATAAACTTCATCATGGGAGCCGATGTCAAGGAGATGAACAATGTCGTCATATAGTTTAAATACAACCCTTAATTCGTATGTGAGTGAACAGGCGTATTTTCCTTCAAGATTGCCTTTAAGAGGATGGGTGCGCAAGGTCGGATTAAAGGGGTTATTGGAGAGTTTATCAAGTAATTCTGTATATGACTTTTTGAGATGCGGATATTTCTTCGCTATCTTCTTTGCATCCCTTAAATATCCGGGAGAATATTCAATTTTCCGTTTCATCAAATACTGCCTTCACAGCATCTTCCACGTTTTCAAACAGTATTCCCGGTTCCTTTTCAGCCTTAAGCACCCTTTTTTCAAACGCCTTATGCTTCTTCTCTTTTTCCATGAGAAAACCTACATAATCCCTGACCGCCTGAATCTTTTTAGCAGGGAGACTGAGAAGCATTTCATCAATGTCGGATATATCCATACTCTTCATGTTAAAATGATAAAAAATAAACTGCGGCATGTCAATACAAAAAAACGGGAGCAAAGGAGGTATGAGATATGGCAAAGACTGACGAAGTGGAAATCCTTTTAGTTGAGGACAACCCGACAGATGCGGAACTCTGCATCAGGGCGCTCAAAAAGCACAATCTTGCCAACAAATTGGTATGGGTAAAGGACGGGGCAGAGGCTCTGGATTTTATATTTGCAGCCGGCGGGTATGCCGAACGCACAATAGGAAATGGCCCTAAAGTGATTTTCCTGGACTTGAGGCTTCCAAAGATAGACGGACAGGAGGTCCTCCGCAGGGTCAAGTCGGATGAAAGGACAAAGGCGATACCTGTTGTGGTATTGACATCATCAAAAGAGGACAGGGACATTGCGGAGAGTTACAAATTCGGCGTGAACAGTTATATCAGCAAGCCTGTGGAGTGGGAAGATTTTGTCAAGGCGGTGTCGGAGATGGGGCTTTACTGGCTGCTGCTCAATAAGCCGCCGGTGTAGTTAGTTCGGAGTGGGGAGTTCGGAGTTAGGAGATAAAGATAAGAAACAATTACCCCGAACTCCAAACTCCGAACTCCGAACTCCAAACTAAAACGGAGGCAGGTGATGAATGAGGAAAATTTTGTTTTTGAAAATTTGAAGGTTTATCAAAAAGCTCTGGAATATGTTGACCTGGTTTATGGCATTACAAAAAACTTTCCCCGTGCAGAGGTGTTTTCTTTGAGCGATCAGTTTAAAAGGGCCTCAGTATCTATCTGTCTGAATATTGCAGAAGGGAGCGGAGGGAGCAGAGCAGAGTTCAGGCAATTCCTTAAAATAGCAAGAAGGTCTGTGAGAGAATGTATTGCTGTTACAGAAAT
This portion of the Deltaproteobacteria bacterium genome encodes:
- a CDS encoding type II toxin-antitoxin system mRNA interferase toxin, RelE/StbE family encodes the protein MKRKIEYSPGYLRDAKKIAKKYPHLKKSYTELLDKLSNNPFNPTLRTHPLKGNLEGKYACSLTYELRVVFKLYDDIVHLLDIGSHDEVY
- a CDS encoding response regulator; the encoded protein is MAKTDEVEILLVEDNPTDAELCIRALKKHNLANKLVWVKDGAEALDFIFAAGGYAERTIGNGPKVIFLDLRLPKIDGQEVLRRVKSDERTKAIPVVVLTSSKEDRDIAESYKFGVNSYISKPVEWEDFVKAVSEMGLYWLLLNKPPV
- a CDS encoding four helix bundle protein; this encodes MNEENFVFENLKVYQKALEYVDLVYGITKNFPRAEVFSLSDQFKRASVSICLNIAEGSGGSRAEFRQFLKIARRSVRECIAVTEISWRQKIIPSEEKQWSRECCVELSKMLNGLMKSLKS